A single window of Engraulis encrasicolus isolate BLACKSEA-1 chromosome 20, IST_EnEncr_1.0, whole genome shotgun sequence DNA harbors:
- the lipea gene encoding lipase, hormone-sensitive a: MEENQLVFSALEAACEDAIAALSRTTGTGTPAVTVVASDGETASCRLLESVRLIQVHGRALQPLVKHFTTVYHHFDLDPQTPANGYRTLVKVVRACLFHILDKTRYVAANCGSAFFRTEHNAGELEAYGQALCQLRALMHLGQRLLAENGVEQLYSTQDQGLSRTFLQEYMSLHKACFYGRCLGFQFSPALRPFFQTVVIGMVSFGENWKKQQSGIGRAALSFFTSGKYVVDPELRGAEFERITQNLDMHFWKAFWNLTESELISGLASIAAKTVQVNLTLTIPPVTLRLPLASDPRLCVAVHPPVAHSGPDCVKMRLISHTLREGQDSEELLAYSQPEGSVAAKSSPLGRRPQKGPLSPWLIVHFHGGGFVAQTSKSHESYLKSWSRDLAVPILSVDYSLAPEAPFPRALEECFYAYCWALQNCHLLGSTAERVCLAGDSAGGNLCITVSMRAMSNGVRVPDGIMAAYPATLLTADASPSRLLTLIDPMLPLGVLCKCINAYAGVECGKVECSEELSTLGALGRDTATILTDLSQGASSWFQSLLDPVSLSMSSAVDTDRSPETQRRRAGGREEGGDAPGTNGRDGRLDYPEGFVPLRSEQLSEVRAPNSAILKNPYVSPLLAPTDLLKGLPPLHIVASALDAMLDDSVMFAKRLRSIGQTVTLTVVEDLPHGFLSLSQLSKETQEASEICTQRIREVLEQGPPSANCARPAVDMNNHIRPVADPFGLARRHEEADELSD, translated from the exons ATGGAGGAGAACCAGCTTGTGTTCTCCGCTCTGGAGGCTGCGTGTGAAGATGCCATCGCCGCGCTCTCCAGGACCACGGGGACGGGGACGCCGGCCGTGACGGTGGTGGCGAGTGACGGCGAGACGGCCTCGTGTCGGCTGCTGGAGTCGGTGCGGCTCATCCAGGTCCACGGGCGCGCCCTGCAGCCCTTGGTCAAACACTTCACCACCGTGTACCACCACTTCGACCTGGACCCTCAGACGCCTGCCAATGGATACCGCACCCTGGTTAAG gtgGTGCGCGCCTGCCTGTTCCACATCCTCGACAAGACGCGCTACGTGGCGGCCAACTGCGGCAGCGCCTTCTTCCGGACGGAGCACAACGCCGGCGAGCTGGAGGCGTACGGCCAGGCGCTGTGCCAGCTGCGGGCGCTCATGCACCTGGGCCAGAGGCTGCTGGCGGAGAACGGCGTGGAGCAGCTCTACTCCACCCAGGACCAGGGGCTCAGCCGCACCTTCCTGCAGGAGTACATGTCCCTGCACAAGGCCTGCTTCTACGGACGCTGCCTGGGCTTTCAG ttctccCCAGCCCTGAGGCCTTTCTTCCAGACGGTGGTGATCGGCATGGTCTCCTTCGGGGAGAACTGGAAGAAGCAGCAGTCTGGGATAG GCCGGGCAGCCCTCTCTTTCTTCACCTCTGGGAAATACGTGGTGGACCCGGAGCTCAGGGGAGCGGAGTTTGAACGCATCACTCAGAATCTGGACATGCACTTTTGGAAAGCCTTCTGGAACCTCACAGAGTCCGAGCTCATctca GGTTTGGCCAGTATAGCGGCCAAGACGGTGCAGGTGAACCTGACCCTGACTATTCCCCCGGTGACCCTGCGGCTGCCGCTGGCCTCCGACCCACGCCTCTGCGTAGCCGTCCACCCGCCCGTCGCCCACTCGGGCCCCGACTGCGTCAAGATGAGGCTCATCTCACACACGCTCCGAGAAGGACAG GACAGTGAGGAGCTGTTGGCCTACTCCCAGCCCGAGGGCTCGGTGGCCGCCAAGTCTTCTCCCCTGGGTCGTCGCCCACAGAAGGGACCCCTCTCCCCCTGGCTCATTGTGCACTTCCACGGGGGCGGATTTGTGGCCCAGACCTCCAAATCCCATGAG AGCTACCTGAAGAGCTGGTCTAGAGACCTGGCGGTGCCCATCCTGTCTGTGGACTACTCCCTGGCCCCTGAGGCCCCCTTCCCCCGGGCCCTGGAGGAGTGCTTCTACGCCTACTGCTGGGCCCTGCAGAACTGCCACCTGCTGG GTTCCACAGCGgagcgtgtgtgtttggcaggaGACAGCGCTGGGGGCAACCTGTGCATCACGGTGTCCATGCGCGCCATGTCCAACGGCGTGCGAGTACCCGACGGCATCATGGCCGCCTACCCCGCCACGCTGCTCACGGCCGACGCCTCGCCCTCGCGACTCCTCACGCTCATCGATCCCATGTTGCCGCTCGGGGTCCTCTGCAAGTGCATCAACGCCTATGCAG GTGTGGAGTGTGGCAAGGTGGAGTGCAGTGAGGAGCTGAGCACGCTGGGGGCCCTGGGCCGGGACACGGCCACCATCCTGACGGACCTCAGCCAGGGGGCCTCCAGCTGGTTCCAGTCCCTCCTGGACCCCGTCTCCCTCTCCATGTCCTCCGCCGTGGACACCGACCGCTCGCCGGAGACACAACGACGGAGGGCTGGAGGGCGGGAGGAAGGTGGCGACGCACCGGGGACGAACGGCAGGGACGGCCGGCTGGATTACCCAGAAGGCTTTGTGCCTCTGCGTTCAGAGCAGCTGTCGGAGGTGCGGGCTCCGAACTCGGCCATCTTGAAGAACCCGTATGTGTCGCCCCTGCTGGCGCCCACTGACCTGCTCAAGGGACTGCCTCCTCTACACATAGTG GCGTCTGCTCTGGACGCCATGCTGGACGACTCGGTGATGTTTGCCAAGCGGCTCCGAAGCATCGGCCAAACGGTGACCCTGACGGTGGTGGAGGACCTCCCCCACGGCTTCCTCAGCCTATCGCAACTCTCCAAGGAGACCCAGGAGGCCTCGGAAATATGCACTCAGCGAATCAGAGAGGTCCTTGAACAAGGCCCGCCCTCTGCGAACTGCGCGCGGCCAGCAGTGGACATGAACAACCACATCAGGCCGGTGGCGGACCCCTTTGGGTTGGCCAGAAGACACGAGGAAGCGGACGAGCTGAGTGATTAA